A genomic stretch from Serratia entomophila includes:
- the fabV gene encoding enoyl-ACP reductase FabV — translation MIIKPKIRGFICTTAHPAGCEANVREQIAYVKSRGELKNGPKKVLVIGASTGYGLASRINAAFGSGAATIGVFFEKPGSEGKTGSAGWYNSAGFDKAAKEEGLYAKSINGDAFSNECRQTVIDLIKQDLGQIDLVVYSLASPVRKMPETGEVVRSALKPIGEPYKSVALDTNKDVLVEAVVEPANEQEIADTVKVMGGQDWQLWMDALDEAGVLADNVQSVAYSYIGTDLTWPIYWHGTLGKAKEDLDRAAQAIDQKLKAKGGAAYVAVLKSVVTQASSAIPVMPLYISIVFKIMKEQGIHEGCIEQIQRLFATKLYSGSAPGTDDKHRLRLDDWELRDDVQNTCREIWAQLNDGNINELTDYQGYKAEFLRLFGFGLQGVDYDADLSGEAKFEVIELV, via the coding sequence ATGATTATCAAACCTAAAATTCGTGGTTTTATCTGCACCACCGCTCATCCGGCAGGCTGTGAAGCCAACGTGCGTGAGCAAATCGCCTACGTGAAATCACGCGGCGAACTGAAAAACGGCCCTAAGAAAGTGCTGGTTATTGGTGCATCCACCGGTTACGGGCTGGCCTCGCGCATCAACGCGGCGTTTGGCAGCGGCGCGGCCACCATCGGCGTATTTTTTGAAAAGCCTGGCAGCGAAGGCAAAACCGGCTCCGCCGGCTGGTACAACTCTGCCGGTTTCGACAAGGCAGCTAAAGAAGAAGGCCTGTACGCGAAAAGCATCAACGGCGACGCGTTCTCCAACGAATGCCGTCAGACCGTTATCGATCTGATCAAACAGGACCTGGGCCAGATCGATCTGGTGGTTTACTCGCTGGCTTCCCCGGTGCGTAAGATGCCGGAAACCGGCGAAGTGGTGCGTTCTGCGCTGAAGCCGATCGGCGAACCCTACAAATCCGTCGCGCTGGACACCAACAAAGACGTGTTGGTTGAAGCGGTTGTTGAGCCGGCCAACGAGCAAGAAATCGCCGATACCGTCAAGGTGATGGGCGGCCAGGATTGGCAGCTGTGGATGGACGCGCTGGATGAAGCCGGCGTGCTGGCCGACAACGTTCAGTCTGTCGCTTACTCCTACATCGGTACCGATCTGACCTGGCCAATCTACTGGCACGGCACCCTGGGCAAGGCGAAAGAAGATCTGGATCGCGCGGCGCAGGCCATCGACCAGAAGCTGAAGGCCAAGGGCGGCGCAGCCTATGTGGCGGTGCTGAAGTCGGTTGTTACCCAGGCTTCTTCGGCAATCCCTGTGATGCCTCTGTACATCTCCATCGTGTTCAAAATCATGAAGGAGCAGGGCATTCACGAAGGCTGCATCGAGCAAATCCAGCGTCTGTTCGCCACCAAGCTGTACAGCGGCAGCGCGCCGGGCACCGATGACAAACACCGTCTGCGTCTGGACGACTGGGAACTGCGCGACGACGTGCAGAACACCTGCCGCGAGATCTGGGCGCAGCTCAACGACGGCAACATCAACGAACTGACCGACTATCAGGGCTATAAGGCGGAATTCCTGCGCCTGTTCGGCTTTGGTCTGCAAGGCGTTGATTACGATGCCGATCTGAGCGGCGAGGCCAAGTTCGAAGTGATCGAGCTGGTCTAA
- a CDS encoding sensor histidine kinase yields the protein MPKQRAPLKLSTSITLMVSAIIASVLLVVYALFFVQMNREGQDQLRNKAIAIAETLALSSTVVDGLERQDRGGAVQRFAERVRHKNELLFVVVVDMQGIRYSHPKPWLIGQHFIGDDLAPALLGQVNSATNRGALAPALRVFVPVYDAQQRQIGVVALGIALDTVHRVVGESRWIIYWTIAFAALVGSLGTFFLVKALKRIMLGFEPYEISNLFEQRNAMLQSIKEGVIAVDNQSRITIVNDEAKRLLRQSGPLENLMLESASKHWPAQLHLAEVLASGKPLRDRQISFNGSELLTNTVPVIVNGQVIGAIATFRDKTEVSRLLQRLSGMAHYADALRVQSHEFMNKLHVILGMLHMKAYQQLENYIINTASNYQEEIGALLRKIHSPEVAGFFIGKISRAHEAGIELTVDETSLLPETDDAETTHVLISVLGNLIENAIDAIDGVEGHEINLSFHHNDNHLHCIVSDDGPGIDPAIGPRIFEQGFSTKGPGRGIGLALIRSRLEKLGGSIDFESEPGELTQFFVHIPYLAKS from the coding sequence CCGTTGAAGCTCAGCACGTCCATTACGTTGATGGTGTCCGCCATCATCGCTTCGGTGCTGCTGGTGGTTTACGCGCTGTTTTTCGTGCAAATGAACCGAGAAGGGCAAGATCAGCTGCGGAACAAAGCCATAGCGATAGCCGAGACCCTGGCGCTCTCCTCCACCGTGGTCGACGGGCTGGAACGCCAGGATCGCGGCGGCGCCGTCCAGCGCTTCGCCGAACGGGTGCGCCATAAGAACGAATTGTTGTTCGTGGTGGTGGTGGATATGCAGGGCATCCGCTATTCACACCCCAAGCCCTGGCTAATCGGCCAACATTTTATCGGCGACGATCTGGCGCCGGCGCTGCTGGGCCAGGTTAACAGCGCCACCAATCGCGGCGCGTTGGCGCCCGCGCTGCGGGTGTTCGTGCCGGTCTACGACGCGCAGCAGCGGCAGATCGGCGTGGTGGCGCTCGGCATCGCCCTGGACACAGTGCACCGGGTGGTGGGTGAAAGCCGCTGGATCATCTACTGGACCATCGCCTTCGCCGCACTGGTCGGCAGCCTGGGCACCTTTTTCCTGGTCAAGGCGCTCAAGCGCATCATGCTCGGCTTTGAACCCTACGAAATCTCCAACCTGTTCGAGCAGCGCAACGCCATGCTGCAGTCAATTAAAGAAGGCGTGATCGCGGTCGATAATCAATCCCGCATCACCATCGTCAACGACGAAGCCAAGCGCCTGCTGCGCCAGAGCGGCCCGCTGGAGAACCTGATGCTGGAATCCGCCAGCAAACACTGGCCTGCCCAGCTGCATCTGGCGGAGGTGCTGGCCAGCGGCAAGCCGCTGCGCGACCGGCAGATCAGCTTCAACGGCAGCGAGTTGCTGACCAACACCGTGCCGGTGATCGTCAACGGCCAGGTGATCGGCGCCATCGCCACCTTCCGCGATAAAACCGAGGTCAGCCGGCTGCTGCAGCGCCTGAGCGGCATGGCGCACTACGCCGACGCCCTGCGCGTGCAGTCGCACGAATTTATGAACAAGCTGCACGTCATTTTAGGCATGCTGCATATGAAAGCCTACCAGCAGTTGGAAAACTACATCATCAACACCGCCAGCAACTACCAGGAAGAGATCGGCGCGCTGCTGCGCAAGATCCACTCGCCGGAGGTGGCCGGCTTCTTTATCGGCAAAATCAGCCGCGCCCACGAAGCCGGCATTGAGCTGACCGTCGATGAAACCAGCCTGCTGCCGGAAACCGACGACGCGGAAACCACCCACGTGCTGATCAGCGTGCTGGGCAATCTGATCGAAAACGCCATTGACGCCATCGACGGCGTCGAAGGCCATGAAATCAACCTAAGCTTCCATCACAATGATAATCATTTACACTGTATCGTCAGTGACGATGGCCCGGGCATCGATCCGGCGATCGGCCCACGCATCTTCGAGCAGGGGTTTTCCACCAAGGGGCCGGGCCGCGGCATCGGCCTGGCGCTGATCCGCAGCCGCCTGGAGAAACTGGGCGGCAGCATTGATTTCGAATCCGAACCGGGTGAATTGACCCAGTTCTTTGTGCACATTCCCTATCTGGCCAAGAGCTGA
- a CDS encoding tail fiber/spike domain-containing protein produces MANILNYENEIARAGFIPVNSFESGFTLTSSNQALYSGATKEYFIWKGSLPKVVTAGATPDTSGGFGPAAWANVSYAAIGSTSGAALVGRGQTTLDNILSVDVRQFGAKTLSEDPNFDSQPAFQAAIEYVRSKGGGNIRFSGHYKILQAPFSYILPFDDGTYSPNFTSGEEILDPEPQHTIPACLQLYSRCILTADGVATSSLDFGWDAANDPITWDPKDGPIHSSQRIGIVARVQGYENGTNTRMNTFINLVGVDGFDVKNAFIGFLADGVMFNQSRLGHMQWVNCGFPVIIQGSDSAAWETQSLINNYAGIIVGGMWLQRNNVQLGGKWVPPYNGFNDIYSLGWCDYLSIENLTMSGRDWSDRSELIDEFFDTFFYKSANSARSADNGRLTNADMNGDKSDYSSDPWRGVAGRAFCLISRYKRGNSVGKLIKRLKVNYSPRVPVWSPYMGTSWYGYIDYAFAEQVGIIKRGGGTGDSNNFYMSGKDKINTDQKNLPATAVEGAIQCQRVCLANTPYTEGATSATVTNDRKVQTIWVRNAPEYFTQPKTSQNSIEYKLIIDPEGRGMIMERKWPGRYELQPIAFDHGDGDASHLFKYRVRDKTKIALEFKNGLGGVTVPFTDTAASIIHIGGRSRIFMEGTVPNDVSGYTGELSFEFVRLPDPQPLTYQFIPLPDPLPMNYGSPLAFINVNRASIVNKVYTVGTASLSLPQSIQGVHVAGGKGRFFKDQSVPGGQTLKVNELIPGKAFSVVIEYNTAW; encoded by the coding sequence ATGGCTAATATTCTTAATTATGAAAATGAAATTGCACGGGCAGGTTTTATCCCCGTTAATTCTTTTGAAAGTGGTTTTACGCTGACATCGTCGAACCAGGCGCTTTATTCAGGTGCGACCAAGGAATACTTTATCTGGAAGGGTTCACTTCCCAAAGTGGTTACGGCGGGGGCAACGCCGGATACGTCCGGCGGCTTTGGCCCGGCGGCCTGGGCGAACGTAAGCTATGCGGCCATAGGTTCAACATCAGGCGCCGCGCTTGTGGGGCGCGGCCAGACAACGTTGGATAATATTCTTTCCGTTGACGTTCGCCAATTTGGTGCCAAAACCCTTTCCGAAGACCCTAACTTTGACTCGCAGCCCGCGTTTCAGGCCGCGATTGAGTATGTTCGCAGCAAAGGGGGCGGGAATATCAGATTTTCGGGCCATTATAAAATTCTCCAGGCGCCGTTTAGCTATATTCTTCCTTTCGATGATGGCACCTATAGCCCCAACTTCACCTCGGGTGAAGAAATTTTGGATCCTGAACCACAGCATACCATTCCCGCCTGCCTGCAGCTGTACTCCCGCTGTATCCTGACTGCCGACGGGGTAGCCACTTCGTCGCTGGATTTTGGCTGGGATGCCGCCAACGATCCCATCACATGGGATCCGAAGGATGGCCCGATCCACAGCTCTCAGCGTATTGGCATCGTAGCCAGGGTTCAAGGCTACGAAAACGGCACCAATACCCGGATGAACACCTTTATCAACCTGGTAGGTGTCGATGGTTTCGACGTTAAAAACGCCTTTATCGGTTTTCTGGCGGATGGCGTAATGTTTAACCAATCGCGTCTGGGGCATATGCAGTGGGTTAACTGCGGTTTTCCGGTGATTATTCAAGGTTCTGACTCGGCAGCCTGGGAAACTCAGTCATTAATAAATAACTATGCGGGGATTATCGTCGGGGGCATGTGGCTCCAGAGGAATAACGTTCAGCTCGGCGGAAAATGGGTTCCCCCCTATAACGGTTTTAATGATATTTACTCTCTGGGGTGGTGTGACTATCTTTCAATCGAAAACCTGACCATGAGCGGCAGAGATTGGAGCGATCGTTCCGAACTGATCGATGAGTTCTTCGATACGTTCTTTTATAAAAGCGCCAACTCTGCACGCAGTGCTGATAACGGCCGTTTGACCAATGCTGATATGAATGGGGATAAATCCGACTATTCATCCGACCCGTGGCGTGGCGTAGCCGGCCGGGCATTCTGTCTGATATCGCGCTACAAGCGGGGTAACTCGGTCGGCAAATTGATTAAACGACTCAAGGTTAACTATAGTCCTCGCGTACCTGTCTGGTCGCCGTATATGGGAACATCCTGGTATGGCTATATCGATTATGCCTTTGCCGAGCAGGTGGGGATTATTAAGCGCGGCGGCGGCACCGGCGACAGCAATAATTTCTATATGTCCGGCAAGGACAAGATCAACACCGATCAGAAAAACCTGCCGGCGACCGCTGTTGAAGGGGCGATTCAGTGCCAGCGGGTGTGTTTGGCCAATACCCCGTACACGGAAGGCGCAACGAGCGCAACGGTGACCAACGATCGCAAGGTTCAAACGATTTGGGTGAGAAACGCCCCGGAATATTTCACACAGCCGAAAACCAGCCAAAATTCGATTGAATATAAGCTCATTATCGACCCTGAGGGCAGAGGGATGATCATGGAGCGAAAATGGCCAGGGCGTTACGAGCTGCAACCTATCGCATTTGATCATGGTGATGGAGATGCAAGCCACCTTTTCAAATATCGGGTAAGGGATAAAACAAAGATTGCGCTCGAATTTAAAAATGGGCTTGGTGGTGTAACTGTGCCATTTACCGATACGGCGGCTTCAATTATCCATATTGGCGGAAGAAGCCGAATATTTATGGAGGGAACCGTCCCAAATGACGTTAGCGGATATACCGGGGAGCTTTCGTTCGAATTTGTCAGGTTGCCGGATCCTCAGCCTCTAACGTATCAGTTTATTCCGTTGCCGGATCCTTTGCCGATGAATTATGGTTCGCCACTTGCGTTTATCAACGTTAATCGGGCCAGCATAGTCAATAAGGTTTATACGGTTGGCACAGCCTCTTTATCTCTGCCTCAGTCAATTCAAGGGGTGCATGTAGCTGGCGGTAAGGGGCGTTTTTTCAAGGATCAAAGCGTTCCGGGTGGCCAAACTTTAAAAGTGAATGAGTTGATCCCAGGTAAAGCATTTTCCGTCGTTATCGAATATAACACGGCATGGTAG
- the zinT gene encoding metal-binding protein ZinT gives MTGNIGKLSLALGALLASGYALSHDHHSHGKPMTEMEQQAAAGVFDDKNVKDRNLADWDGVWQSVYPYLQNGDLDPVFKMKAEKEPGKTFEQVKEYYRKGYASDVDTIGIENGVMAFHRGDMESACRYEYAGHKILTYASGKKGVRYLFECKDAGSQAPKYVQFSDHLIAPRKSAHFHIFIGNTSQEALLAEMDNWPTYYPFQLTTEQVVDDMLHH, from the coding sequence TTGACGGGTAATATCGGTAAACTTTCATTGGCGCTGGGTGCGCTGTTGGCCAGCGGTTACGCGCTGTCTCATGATCATCATTCGCATGGCAAGCCGATGACGGAAATGGAGCAGCAGGCGGCTGCCGGCGTTTTCGATGATAAGAACGTGAAGGACAGAAACCTGGCGGATTGGGATGGCGTATGGCAGTCGGTCTATCCTTACCTGCAAAATGGCGATCTCGATCCGGTGTTCAAAATGAAAGCGGAAAAAGAGCCGGGCAAAACTTTCGAACAGGTAAAAGAGTATTACCGCAAGGGTTACGCGAGCGACGTAGATACCATTGGCATTGAAAACGGCGTCATGGCGTTTCATCGCGGAGATATGGAGAGCGCCTGTCGTTACGAGTATGCCGGGCACAAGATCCTGACTTACGCCTCCGGCAAAAAAGGCGTTCGCTACCTGTTCGAATGCAAGGATGCCGGCAGCCAGGCGCCTAAATACGTCCAGTTCAGCGATCACCTCATCGCCCCGCGTAAGTCCGCGCATTTCCATATCTTTATAGGGAACACCTCGCAGGAGGCGTTGCTGGCGGAAATGGATAACTGGCCAACCTACTACCCGTTCCAGCTGACGACGGAACAGGTTGTCGACGATATGTTGCATCACTGA
- the dcuR gene encoding two-component system response regulator DcuR, giving the protein MINVLIVDDDPMVAELNKYYLSQVSGFHCQATVATLSQARALLADAAVSIDLVLLDIYMQQENGLDLLPGLRELGEKTDVIVISSASDVNTVQKALHYGVVDYLIKPFQFTRFKEALSNYQQQSQILAQREFSQADVDSLLRRQPNSQEGKKLPKGLTSITLSTVCEWIEQQHSNEFSTDNLANAIGISRVSCRKYLIYLAESGILSTRILYGTTGRPVYLYQLKPDAIAMLKEHCRPA; this is encoded by the coding sequence ATGATTAACGTACTGATTGTCGATGACGACCCGATGGTGGCGGAGTTGAACAAATACTACCTGAGCCAGGTCAGCGGCTTTCACTGCCAGGCGACGGTAGCCACGCTGAGCCAGGCGCGCGCCCTGCTGGCCGACGCCGCCGTCAGCATAGATTTGGTGCTGCTGGATATCTATATGCAGCAGGAAAACGGCCTGGATCTGCTGCCCGGCCTGCGCGAACTGGGTGAGAAGACCGACGTGATAGTCATCTCTTCCGCCAGCGACGTGAACACGGTGCAAAAAGCGCTGCATTACGGCGTGGTGGATTACCTGATCAAACCTTTCCAGTTCACCCGCTTTAAAGAAGCGCTGAGCAACTACCAGCAACAGTCGCAAATTTTGGCGCAGCGCGAGTTCTCGCAGGCCGACGTCGACAGCCTGCTGCGCCGCCAACCCAACAGCCAGGAAGGCAAGAAGCTGCCGAAGGGCCTGACCAGCATCACTCTGAGCACGGTGTGCGAGTGGATTGAACAACAGCACAGCAACGAGTTCTCTACCGACAACCTGGCCAACGCCATCGGCATTTCACGCGTTTCCTGCCGTAAATATCTGATCTACCTGGCGGAGAGCGGCATCCTCAGCACCCGCATTCTGTACGGCACCACCGGCCGGCCGGTGTATCTGTATCAGCTGAAGCCGGACGCCATCGCCATGCTGAAAGAGCACTGCCGGCCGGCGTGA
- a CDS encoding DUF4377 domain-containing protein, with translation MKINALLLLVSVALAGCSQEGASMKQTANQDGGHTEVLLINSALVDCVGVAPMKCMQVRHSAQQPWELFYTGIEGFTFEPGYRYRLKVQVTELKNVPADASSLRYTLVEQLEKRKA, from the coding sequence TTGAAAATTAACGCGTTGTTATTGCTCGTATCGGTCGCTCTGGCCGGTTGCAGCCAGGAAGGAGCCTCGATGAAACAGACCGCAAACCAAGATGGCGGCCATACGGAAGTGTTGTTGATCAACAGCGCGCTGGTGGATTGCGTGGGCGTCGCGCCGATGAAATGCATGCAGGTGCGCCATTCCGCGCAGCAGCCGTGGGAACTGTTCTATACCGGTATCGAGGGCTTCACCTTTGAGCCGGGATATCGCTATCGCCTGAAGGTGCAGGTGACCGAGCTGAAAAACGTGCCGGCTGATGCCTCCTCACTGCGCTATACGCTGGTCGAACAGTTGGAAAAACGCAAAGCCTGA
- a CDS encoding GrpB family protein: MATPEAITRHHDIDPNENPWVHGKPPPEALTIVAYDAGWPVRYQQLAQDIQRALGDRALRLDHVGSTAVPELAAKPVIDIDLTVADPVQEQDYVPALMALGYDLIIREPSFHQHRCLRLMQPRVNLHVFGPDCPENIRHLLFRDWLRQHPADRARYQQAKQSALLGADNVAQYNQRKQQVILDIYARAFKAAGLL, encoded by the coding sequence GTGGCAACTCCCGAAGCGATAACCCGCCACCACGACATAGATCCAAACGAAAATCCCTGGGTGCACGGCAAACCGCCGCCGGAAGCCCTGACGATCGTCGCATACGACGCCGGCTGGCCGGTTCGCTATCAGCAGTTGGCGCAGGACATCCAGCGCGCGCTCGGCGATCGCGCGCTGCGGCTCGATCACGTCGGTTCGACGGCGGTGCCGGAATTGGCGGCCAAACCGGTCATCGACATCGATCTCACCGTTGCCGATCCCGTTCAGGAACAGGACTACGTGCCGGCGTTAATGGCGCTGGGATATGACCTGATCATTCGCGAACCCAGCTTTCACCAACACCGCTGCCTGCGGCTGATGCAGCCGCGCGTTAACCTGCACGTGTTCGGCCCTGATTGCCCGGAAAACATCCGCCACCTGCTGTTCCGCGACTGGCTGCGGCAACATCCCGCCGATCGGGCGCGGTATCAGCAAGCGAAACAAAGCGCGTTGCTGGGTGCCGACAATGTGGCGCAATACAACCAACGCAAACAGCAGGTGATACTCGACATTTACGCCCGCGCGTTCAAGGCGGCGGGATTGCTGTAA
- a CDS encoding YdgH/BhsA/McbA family protein — translation MTWRYLAPISLILLSGCSAIQPTSSSPGWSQPQPATREQRQRIMAGESASSVLNEGNAGIGGTFDWSKISDR, via the coding sequence ATGACATGGCGTTATTTGGCCCCGATATCGTTAATCTTGTTGAGCGGCTGCAGCGCGATCCAGCCGACGTCGTCTTCGCCCGGCTGGTCGCAGCCTCAGCCTGCAACGCGGGAGCAGCGGCAGCGCATCATGGCGGGCGAATCCGCTTCATCGGTACTCAACGAGGGCAACGCCGGTATTGGCGGCACCTTCGATTGGTCGAAAATATCAGATCGTTAA
- the tolA gene encoding cell envelope integrity protein TolA, with product MSVIMQAIQSHMSEPERFSGKTCDLKINLDREGKVTSVIAVDGDPLLCEAGIKGMKAADIPAPPDEQTYQAFKASIIEFKPL from the coding sequence CTGTCCGTCATTATGCAAGCTATTCAATCGCATATGTCGGAGCCTGAGAGATTTTCGGGTAAAACATGCGATCTTAAAATTAATCTGGATAGAGAGGGTAAAGTTACAAGCGTAATCGCTGTTGACGGTGACCCGCTCCTGTGCGAAGCAGGAATAAAGGGCATGAAGGCGGCGGACATCCCCGCACCACCGGATGAACAAACCTACCAAGCATTCAAGGCGTCGATTATCGAGTTTAAACCTTTGTAA